GCGTGCAGGCCGTCTATGGGCTCAAGTCTGTGGTCCACTTCGCCGCTACCACCTGACCATCGGCCCCAGGGATCGTGAGTGCCACCCTGGGAACCGTGCCCCCCTCCAGACCTGCCCCTGGAGGGGGGTTTCTCTTTGTTGGGCTGATTCGCTCCTGCCCGTAATCAACTCTTGGGTCGTCATCACGGGACACCTGATAGGCTGAACCGAAAACAGGGAGCAATCATGGGACTTTGGGCCGGTAGCTTGCTCGCGCTTTTGTTGGTCATGCCACTGGTGGGGCAGACCGCGACGAAGAAGGCGAAGCCCCCGGCAGTCAAGAAGGCACCGCTTCCAGACACCCCGCCTTTCGAGCTTGCTTCCGAATGGGTGCGTGAACTGACCGCCTTCAGAGGCATCCTGGCCAAATATCTGGAAGAGAAGAAGGAAGGGAACGAACCGATGATGGACACCATCCGTCACGGGTCACGGATGAAGCTAGAACTTCAACTGAGCATCAACATGCTCAAAGGCATGAGACTGAACTCTGAACAGTTCAAAGTCCTGCTTCCGTTTGTGATTGGCAGTTATCAGGGGAAGATCGCGCTTCATCAGGAAGTGAATGAGATTTCAGGGAAATTCATCGTCCCGAAGGATGGGGTGGACTATGGCAAACTCGCCGCCCGGATGCCTGAAATCACCGCTGCCCTTGAAGACATAGACAAGGGGCTGTTCGATCAAGCCAACATGATGTTTTGCATGATGCTCATTGACCAGAAGGCGAACAGTCAGGGGCATCTCGACCACCTGCTAATCACCAAGGCCGAAAGAAAAACCTTGGTGGATCGCATTGATTCGGGGTTTGGTGACAGCCTCAATGACAAGGTGAAGAACTACAACGCCTCCTCTGCGGTGGTCTTGCGAGGTCTCCTGGTAGGGGCTCATAAGAGTGCAGAAGATCCTTGGGATTAGGGGCAGGAGCTTCCCCCCTGCGTCAATTTGCCCTGTCTGACCCTCTCGGAGTGGGAAGGGTGCAGAGAGGGTGCCAAGGGGCCTTAAAACGCAAGCCAGGGGCCTTCCTGGGCATTATTCCGTCATCTTCCGCCAATGTATGGGAACACTCAGACCCAGCATTGACGCGGGTTCACGATGAATAGACCCCCTCGCACCTGCCCCATTGGATGGGCCGCCCTCGCCTGAGAGCCCGTCTGAGCCGCTGGGCAAGCTGTGGCGTCCAGGCCGTGCCGAAGGGAACGATGGAACCCTCAAAGGCCCGGTCGTATGCCTCGATCAACCGGATACAGGCCCGTGTCTCCCTCTCTTGCCGTTCCGCCGTCCGGTTCACCTGACCCTCCCACTGGAGAGGATATGCCCGATGTTGCCCGGCACCATCCAAGCCGATCCGGGACTGGGTTTTGAGCACCGTTTGAGCAGGAGGCCATTTGCTAAAAAACCATGCCGATTAAAAACAAGTAGCCCCTTGATTTCTCAAGGGGCTTTTGGTGGACCTGATCAGGATCGAACTGACGACCTCTGCATTGCGAACGCAGCGCTCTCCCAGCTGAGCTACAGGCCCACGAACCCTTAGTCTACCTCGGCCATTCCAACCGTCAATGTTTGATCGGAAACGGCCCCCCCGCGAGGGAGGCCGCTGGAATGGCGGTCAGGCGGCATAACCCCCGCCGGGAGTCGACTTCGAACGCCTCACCGTCACCGGCGATTGGCTACATCAGGGACTGCATGATCTCATCCAGCACGGCGGGGCTGGGCTTGAGCACATCTTCGCCCAGGCTGGCCAGGGGTTCGTCCACGAGGTTCAGCACCTGCGGCAGGGGGGGCTGGATGGGGTTGATGTAGAGCAACCCCGTGAGGAACTCGCCCTTCTCCATGGATTCGTGGATGGCTTTCATGGCGCCGAAGCGGTCGGTGGGATCGTAGCTTTCGTGGATGGCCTTGATGGCCACCTTGGAGCCGTCGGGGAAAGTGACCACTTCGGTCTCGCCAGCGGCGATGTCCACGTCCTCCACTTCCGAATACTGGATGAAGCCCAGATCGTGCAGCGGGAAATCGTGGTCCTTGACGTGCTTGTAGGAGCGCGTGGAAGCGTCATGGTTGTTGAAGGTGACGCAGGGGCTGATGATGTCCAGCACCACGGTGCCCTCATAGGCGAAGGCGGCTTTGAGCACGGCGTTCAACTGCTTGGGGTTGCCCGAGAAGCAGCGGGCCACGAAGCCGCAGCCCAGCTCAATGGCCAGGGTGCAGGGGTCGATGGGGGGCAGGTCGTTCACCGCGCCGGACTTCAGGTGCGACCCCTTGTCGGCGGTGGCGGAGAACTGGCCCTTGGTGAGGCCGTAGACGCCGTTGTCCTCGATGATGTAGATCATGGGGATGTTGCGGCGCACGGCGTGCACGAACTGGCCCATGCCGATGGACATGGAGTCGCCGTCGCCGGAAACGCCGATGTTGATGAGCTGACGGTTGGCCAGGGAGGCGCCGGTGGCGATGGCGGGCATGCGGCCGTGGACGCTGTTGAAGCCCCAGCCCTGGTTGATGAAGTAGGCGGGTGTTTTCGAGGAGCAACCGATGCCGGAATACTTGGTGACCCGGTACCCTTCGATGCTGGATTCAAAGGCTGCGCCGATGATCTGGGCCGTGATGGCATCGTGGCCGCAGCCAGCGCAGAGGGTGGACTTGGAGCCCACGTAGTCCTGCTTGGTGAAGCCGAGCTTGTTGGTGGGAGCGGAGGGCGTGGCGGTCGTCATGGTCGGCTCCTCTTACTTCTGCTCGAAGGCGGTGATCTGGTCCACGATGCACTTGGCGTCGATGGCGTGACCGTTGTAGTGCAGGACGCTCTTGAACTTGGTGGCGTGCTCGGGATACGTCTCGCGGAAGATGTTGGCCATCTGTCCGTCACGGTTCTGCTCCACCACGTAGACCACCTTCTTCTCCTTCACGAAGGCATCGACCTCGGAGGTGAAGGGCAGGGCGCGCAGGCGCAGGTAATCCGTCTTCAGGCCACCTTCGGCCAGGATGTCCTGGGCCTCGATGACCGCAGGGTCACTGGAGCCGAAGGCGAGGATGCCCTTGGTGGAACCCTGGTTGCGGAACACCGGCGTGGGCACGTGGGTCTTGGCGGTTTCGTACTTCCGCTTCAGGCGGTCGACGATGTCGAGGTAATCCTCAGGCTTTTCGGAATACTGCGCGTATTCGTTGTGGCCCGATCCGCGGGTGAAGTACGAACCATTGCCGCCCGGGGTGCCGGGCAGGGAGCGGTAGCAGATGCCATCGCCATCCACGTCCTTGTAGCGGCCCCAGTCCTTGATCTCGGCCAGCTGCTGCTGGTTGAGGACCTTGCCGCGATCATAGGGCTTGCTGGGGTAGGCGAAGGGCTTGGAGGACCAGTTCTGCATGCCGAGGTCGAGATCGGTCACCACGAAGATGGGGGTCTGGAAGCGCTCGGCCAGGTCGAAGGCGTCGTAGGCGAACTGGAAGCACTCCTCCATGTTGCCGGGGTAGAGGTTGATGTGCTGGGTGTCGCCGTGGCTGCACTTGGCGCACAGCTCGATGTCGGACTGCTGGGTGCGCGTGGGCAGGCCCGTGCTGGGGCCCGTGCGCGCCACGTTGAAGAACACGCCGGGCGCTTCCACGTAGTAGCCCAGTCCGATGAACTCGCTCATGAGCGAGACGCCGGGGCCCGCGGTGGAGGTCATGGAGCGGGCACCGGCCCACCCGGCGGCCAGCACCACGCCGGCGGAAGCCAGCTCATCTTCCATCTGCACGATGGCGACATTGGACTTTCCGGTCTTGGGGTCCTTGCGGTATTCCTCGGCGTATTCGATGAAGGTTTCGACGAGGCTGGAGGCAGGCGTGATGGGATACCAACCCACCACCGTGACACCCGCGAAAAGGGCGCCCAGAGCGCAAGCCTCATTGCCATCCACGATGATCAATCCATCGGTCTTGTTGTCGCGCACGACACGGATGTGGTCCTGTTCGGGCAGGTTCTCCACAGCCCAGTCATAGCCGGCCACCGCCGCCGCCTGGTTGATCTCGATGGCCTTGGCCTTGCCCTTCAGCTGCTTGGTGATGGCCTTTTTGACCTCGTTCATGTCGACGCCCAGCAGGCGTGCCGCGACGCCCACGTAGATCATGTTCTTCACCAGCTTGTGGAGCTTGGGCTCAGGACAGGAGGCCGTCACCAGCTTCTGGAAGGGAACGGGGATGTAGGCGAGATCTTCGCGAAGCTTGTCCAGCTGCAGGGGCTCATCGTAGATCACGAGGGCGCCGGGATCGGCCTTGCCGATGTCCTCCTTGGCCGTCTCGGCGTTCATGAGGATCAGCATCTCGTTGCTGGCCTTGCGGGCCACGTAGCCCTTGGCGCTGGCGCGGATGGTGAACCAGGTGGGCAGGCCCGCGATGTTCGAGGGGAACAGGTTCTTCCCGCTGACGAAGACGCCCATCTGGAAGATGGCGCGCAGCAGCACCGTGTTCGCCGTCTGGGAACCCGATCCGTTGACCGTGGCCACCTGGATGGAAAAATCATTGATCCGGGTTTTCGCCCCACTCGCGTGGGAGGGGGCGACAAGACTGGCGGTCATGGGAACTCCTTTCACATTCGGGACATGGACGCCTGAAGGGGCGGAAAGATGACGAATAGGGCGTAAATAATTGACTTTCAAGGCCGTCTTTCAGTATGGCAGAGGCCGCAGATCGGTTCTATCGAAGGTCTTGGAGGGCTCTGAGTGGGGTATCTGAAATAAAGCGAAAAAAAAGGGATTGACGACCTCCCGCTCAACTCTTACCTTGGAACCCATGAAAGCCAGCGATCTCACCAAACGCCAACAGGCCGTCCTGAAGTTCATCCGCACGTTCGTGCAGGGCGAAGGGCGAAGCCCCACCCTGGCGGAAATCGCCAAAGGGGTGGGCTCCAGCGCCGTGTCCACCATCCACAAGCATGTCCAGCATCTGATGGATAAGGGCTTCCTGGTGCGAAGCCACGGCAAGGGCAACAACCTGGTGGTGGCTGCGGCCTTGGAAGATGAGGCGCCGAGCCCGCGACACGTCCGCAGCGAGTCTCGCCCAGAGGCTGTGCCGGGGGCCCGAATCTTCCCCTTCTGCGGCGATGTGGCTGCAGGTTCGCCTATCCTGCCGGAAAGCCGGGCCCTGCCCATCGAGGTGCCCAACAGCATCCATCGGCAGCGCGATGAGCTGTTCGTGCTGCGCGTGCGGGGCGACTCCATGGTCGATGACGCCATCCTGGACGGGGATCTGGTGGTGTTGCAGCGCAAGGGCGAATACCGGAATGGAGACCGTGTGGTTGCTCTCATCGACCGGGAAGAGGTCACACTCAAGGAATTCCGTCGGGATGCCAAGGGCGTGTGGTTGATTCCCCATAACCCCGAGCTGCAACCCCACTGCTACGCGCCCCAGCGCATCGACATTCAGGGCGTGCTCGTCGGCGTCATGCGCAGCTGCTGAAGGCTGAACGATTCTCACTTGCCAGAAGCATTTTGAAAGCGAAGGTGAGCGGAGAAGCTGAGGAAGCCGGAGAAAAGATGTCGTATCGTTCTCCGCTTATTTCTGATTCCTTTTTCGATGGATTTCGGGATGCGGGATCAGGGCAATTGATCCCGGATGGCTTGGCCCATGGCCTTGGTGCTGAGGGTGCCGCCGAGGTCGCGGGTTCTGGCGCCCTCGGAGAGCGCCCTCGCCACGGCGCGCTCCAGGGCTTCGGCCTCTGGCTCCCAGGCCAGGTGGCGGAAGAGCAGGGCGGTGCCGAGCAGCATGCCCGTGGGATTGGCCAGGCCTTGGCCTGCGATGTCCGGGGCCGATCCATGCACCGGCTCTGCCAGGGCTGTGCAGCGAAAGGGTCGGTGTGGCGCCCAGCTGAGGGAGGGGGCCACGCCCATGCCACCGATGTAGGCGGCGCAGAGGTCGCTGATGAGATCGCCCAGGTAGTTATCGGCCGCGAGGATGCGAAAGGCGGTCGGATCCTGCACCAGGGCGCAAAGCAGGGCATCGGCGTGCATGCCGCGGGCGGCGACCTGGGGATGCTCTCGCCGCAGGGCCTCGAACACCCGCATCCACAAGCCGTGGCCATGCTTCAGGACATTGGCCTTGTGGGCGAGGACCAGGGGATGGCCGGTGGCCTCGGCCCGTCGAAAGGCGGCGCTCAGCAACCGGTGCACGGCGGATTCGGTGTGGATGGCCAGATCCACGGCGCGTCCGGGTTCCGTGGAACCTTGAAGGCAGTAGGGCCCTTCGGTGTTCTCACGGAAGACTTCGATGTCCACCGAAGGCGTTCGATTCTCCATGCCTGGGTAAGGCGTTGGGCAAGGGGTGCGGCAAGGACGGAAGTTTACGGTCAATTGCAGGTCCTGGCGGAGCCTCAGCAGGATCTCCTCCGCGTGGCGTCCATCGGGAACGCGCGGGTCGCCCACGGCGCCAAAAAGGATGGCGTCGCAACGGTCCCGGATGTGAAGGAAAGCTGTTTCGGGCAGAGTCTCGCCGGTGGCGAGGAAGTGGTCAGCACCATAGGGTAGTTCGATGGTTTCCACGGCTCTTCCCCGGTTCTGGGCCCATTCGAGGCAGGGCCGGGCTTCGGCCATGACCTCGTACCCGACGCCGTCGCCGGGGATGAGCGCGATGCGAACCGTGTTGTCCAAGTCCCTTCCTCCCCCCTGAAGAGCCGATGGTGCCACACTCCATCATCTTTCCGGAGTGGCCATGGATCGGAGATGGGGGGTGGGCATGGGGCTTTTCAGCATGTTGGGTCTGGCCTCAGGTGCTGGGGTGGTCGAGGGCGCCAAGGCTCCCTTGTTTGAAGCGAAGGATCAGAACAATGCCTTGGTTCGACTGGCGGATTACCAGGGCAAATCGGCGGTGGTGCTCTACTTCTATCCCAAGGACGACACCCCAGGCTGCACGGCCCAGGCCTGCAGTCTGCGGGATGGTTTCACTGCCATCCAGGCCGTCGGGGCCGTTATTCTCGGAGTAAGCGCGGACGATGGGCCAAGTCACAAGGCTTTTGCGGATAAATTCCACCTGCCTTTCAGTCTGTTGGCGGACCCGGACAAGCGGATCATTGGGGCCTATGGCGTGAAGATGCCGTTGCTGGGATTCGCGAAACGGGTGACCTTCCTGATCGACCGGCAGGGTGTGGTCCGCAAAGTCATTACGGATGCCAAAACGAAGGACCACGACCAGCAGATACTCGCCCTCCTGAAGGGAATGTCCTAGGGAAATCCAGTATTTGCATTGAGTCTGGGGGGCTTTCCGGGCTAGACTTCGTTTATCCCCACGAGGTCCTGGAATGGTTTTCTTCAACCACGCCACCCGGCAGATGACGGCGAAAATCGTCTACTACGGGCCGGGTCTATGTGGAAAGACCACGAACCTCAACACCATCTACGGCAAGACGAGTCAAAAGGCCCGCGGCGAGATGGTGAGCCTGAACACGGAAACAGACCGCACCCTGTTCTTTGACTTGCTGCCCATGGATGTGGGCATGGTCGGGGGCTTCAAGACGAAACTGCAGCTTTACACCGTGCCCGGCCAGGTGTTCTACAACAGCACCCGGAAGCTGGTGCTCAAAGGGGTGGATGGCATTGTCTTCGTGGTGGACAGCCAGACCCCCATGCTTGATGCCTGCCGGGAGAGCTACCAGAACCTGGAAGAGAACCTTCGCGAACTGGGGCTCAACCTCCATGACATCCCCACGGTGTTCCAGTGGAACAAACGGGATCTGCGCAATGTGGTGCCCGTCGAAGAACTCGAAGCGGTTTTCAACCCCAAAGGCGCCCCCAGTTTCCAGTCCGTGGCCGCCGATGGTTCTGGTGTTTTCGAGACCCTCCGGGGCATCACCAAGCTGGCGCTCTTCCACATCAAGACGCACGTCCTTGGTGAAGGACAGGGGGCCCCGTCTTCCGTGCCTCCCGTGTCGGTGCCCGCGCCCTCTAGCCCCGTGGCATCGGCACCTTCGGTGGTGACTCCGGTGGCCGAACCACCTCGCAATTCCGTGGAGGCCCTTACGCTCTCCGATCTGCCCTCCGTGACCGACATCCTCGACATGGAAGAGTCGGCCTCCTTTGGGGCTGCCCCTGGATCGGTGCCACTGCCCGACGAAGATGAAGACACCGGCTTCTACATCGAAGCCCCCGTGCTGCCCGAGCACCCTGGGGCTGCGAACGACGATGTGTCTTTCCTGATGCTGGATGCCCCGCCTTTGCCTCCAATGGCGGCACCACCATCTCCCGCCGCAGAGCCCGAGGAAATCGACTTTCCTCAAACCACTGCCGACCTTCCGGTGGCCATGGTTGAGTCTCCGGCTCCGCCGCCTTCGATCCCCGATTCTCGTGTCCATGAATCACTACCAGTCGCGAGGCCGACTCCTGCCCCCTTCGTGCCCCAGCCGGTCCATGCTCCGGCAAAACCTGCCGTGAAGGTGGATCCCCTGGCGGCACTGGCCTCCTTGAAAGTGGATGCGAAACGGCCCCCCATCAAGGCCAAGCCTTCGGACAACAAGGACGCCATCAACTCGCTCATGGGTGAACTCACCCAAGTGGGGCGCACAGGCGCACCTTCCGTGCTGCGCCTGGAAGTGCCTTCGGTGGTCGATGGCCAGGAGCTGGAAGTTGTGGTCCAGCTGCGCTGCCGCGGCGAGGTTGTCGCGGAGGGGCAGATCCATCGCCCCGCGCCGGTCAAGGGCATCACGGCCAAGCTCAGCGTTGAAATGAAGCGGAGCTGAAGTGCGGCGTGCCACGATCTGTTGTTTGATGGTTGTCCCTGCCGTGGCTGGAGCTCCCTCTTGGTGGATGGCTTTCTCCAAAATGCCCCCCTTGGAAAGCCGTTTCCGCCAGGAGAGCGACAGTGCGGTGTTCGGCAAGATCTCGAAGGAAGGGCGCCTGGCCCTGGCGCGGGGTGGCCGATTGCGGGTGGCCTACGAGGGTGGGCTGACGGTGACCTGTGATGGGAAGTACCTGGTGCAGTACGATCCCGATACTCGAACGGCCCAGAAAATCGAACTGGCCCGCGCCGTCCGGGATTTCCCCCTCCTGGGCCTGCTCCTGGAACCGGCCCGTCTGGAGCGGCTTTACCGCACGGATGCCTTCGGCGGTGAGACGGTGAAGCTCACGCCTCGGGAAGCCGGTCTGCCGGAGCTGAAGGCCACGGGGAGCAAAGGACTGTTGCGCACCCTGGAATGGACAGATCCCAGTGGCGCCAAGCAGCGGCTGGAACTCCTGAATCCCAAATCCCCGGCCGCACTCTCTCCCGACACCTTCAAGGCCCAGGTGCCCGCGGGCACGCGCTGGTCTACTCCGAACGGCTGAAGGCGTCGAAGCGTTCCGGCTGCGGGAAGCGCAGGCGCAGCCAGGCATCCAGCTGTGGAACGGTATCGAAGATGTGCTCTGCTCCCGCTGCAGTGAGTTCTTCCCGGCTGCCATAGCCCCAGCCCACGCCGATGGCTTCCATTCCATGATCGCGGGCCGCCGTCATATCCACCCCCCGGTCGCCGATGAAGACGCCACCTGGATGGATGGTGCCTTGGGCCGCGAGTCCGCCCAGAACCTCGGTCTTGGGCTGCCAGCGGCCCTTGAGGGTGCTGCCGAAGATGTCATCGAAAATGAGGTTCAGGTCGAACTGGTAGGCGATGCGCCGGGCGAAGAGGCTGGGTTTGGCGGACACGATGTAGATGCGGTGCCCCTGGCGCTTCAGCC
This sequence is a window from Geothrix sp. PMB-07. Protein-coding genes within it:
- a CDS encoding 2-oxoacid:ferredoxin oxidoreductase subunit beta codes for the protein MTTATPSAPTNKLGFTKQDYVGSKSTLCAGCGHDAITAQIIGAAFESSIEGYRVTKYSGIGCSSKTPAYFINQGWGFNSVHGRMPAIATGASLANRQLINIGVSGDGDSMSIGMGQFVHAVRRNIPMIYIIEDNGVYGLTKGQFSATADKGSHLKSGAVNDLPPIDPCTLAIELGCGFVARCFSGNPKQLNAVLKAAFAYEGTVVLDIISPCVTFNNHDASTRSYKHVKDHDFPLHDLGFIQYSEVEDVDIAAGETEVVTFPDGSKVAIKAIHESYDPTDRFGAMKAIHESMEKGEFLTGLLYINPIQPPLPQVLNLVDEPLASLGEDVLKPSPAVLDEIMQSLM
- a CDS encoding 2-oxoacid:acceptor oxidoreductase subunit alpha — protein: MTASLVAPSHASGAKTRINDFSIQVATVNGSGSQTANTVLLRAIFQMGVFVSGKNLFPSNIAGLPTWFTIRASAKGYVARKASNEMLILMNAETAKEDIGKADPGALVIYDEPLQLDKLREDLAYIPVPFQKLVTASCPEPKLHKLVKNMIYVGVAARLLGVDMNEVKKAITKQLKGKAKAIEINQAAAVAGYDWAVENLPEQDHIRVVRDNKTDGLIIVDGNEACALGALFAGVTVVGWYPITPASSLVETFIEYAEEYRKDPKTGKSNVAIVQMEDELASAGVVLAAGWAGARSMTSTAGPGVSLMSEFIGLGYYVEAPGVFFNVARTGPSTGLPTRTQQSDIELCAKCSHGDTQHINLYPGNMEECFQFAYDAFDLAERFQTPIFVVTDLDLGMQNWSSKPFAYPSKPYDRGKVLNQQQLAEIKDWGRYKDVDGDGICYRSLPGTPGGNGSYFTRGSGHNEYAQYSEKPEDYLDIVDRLKRKYETAKTHVPTPVFRNQGSTKGILAFGSSDPAVIEAQDILAEGGLKTDYLRLRALPFTSEVDAFVKEKKVVYVVEQNRDGQMANIFRETYPEHATKFKSVLHYNGHAIDAKCIVDQITAFEQK
- the lexA gene encoding transcriptional repressor LexA codes for the protein MKASDLTKRQQAVLKFIRTFVQGEGRSPTLAEIAKGVGSSAVSTIHKHVQHLMDKGFLVRSHGKGNNLVVAAALEDEAPSPRHVRSESRPEAVPGARIFPFCGDVAAGSPILPESRALPIEVPNSIHRQRDELFVLRVRGDSMVDDAILDGDLVVLQRKGEYRNGDRVVALIDREEVTLKEFRRDAKGVWLIPHNPELQPHCYAPQRIDIQGVLVGVMRSC
- a CDS encoding isocitrate/isopropylmalate dehydrogenase family protein, which encodes MDNTVRIALIPGDGVGYEVMAEARPCLEWAQNRGRAVETIELPYGADHFLATGETLPETAFLHIRDRCDAILFGAVGDPRVPDGRHAEEILLRLRQDLQLTVNFRPCRTPCPTPYPGMENRTPSVDIEVFRENTEGPYCLQGSTEPGRAVDLAIHTESAVHRLLSAAFRRAEATGHPLVLAHKANVLKHGHGLWMRVFEALRREHPQVAARGMHADALLCALVQDPTAFRILAADNYLGDLISDLCAAYIGGMGVAPSLSWAPHRPFRCTALAEPVHGSAPDIAGQGLANPTGMLLGTALLFRHLAWEPEAEALERAVARALSEGARTRDLGGTLSTKAMGQAIRDQLP
- a CDS encoding peroxiredoxin; protein product: MDRRWGVGMGLFSMLGLASGAGVVEGAKAPLFEAKDQNNALVRLADYQGKSAVVLYFYPKDDTPGCTAQACSLRDGFTAIQAVGAVILGVSADDGPSHKAFADKFHLPFSLLADPDKRIIGAYGVKMPLLGFAKRVTFLIDRQGVVRKVITDAKTKDHDQQILALLKGMS
- a CDS encoding outer-membrane lipoprotein carrier protein LolA; the encoded protein is MAFSKMPPLESRFRQESDSAVFGKISKEGRLALARGGRLRVAYEGGLTVTCDGKYLVQYDPDTRTAQKIELARAVRDFPLLGLLLEPARLERLYRTDAFGGETVKLTPREAGLPELKATGSKGLLRTLEWTDPSGAKQRLELLNPKSPAALSPDTFKAQVPAGTRWSTPNG
- a CDS encoding HAD family hydrolase, whose translation is MTTVEAAPGLVCFDLDGTLVDPMAGVRNCLRKTCAAFQLDMPDEATIRGWIGFGMRESLATLKALEDPERLEAALEFYWERYREDGVFEHELYPGVFHLLHRLKRQGHRIYIVSAKPSLFARRIAYQFDLNLIFDDIFGSTLKGRWQPKTEVLGGLAAQGTIHPGGVFIGDRGVDMTAARDHGMEAIGVGWGYGSREELTAAGAEHIFDTVPQLDAWLRLRFPQPERFDAFSRSE